Genomic segment of Triticum aestivum cultivar Chinese Spring chromosome 6A, IWGSC CS RefSeq v2.1, whole genome shotgun sequence:
ATAGAGGATATTTCAATGGAAGAAACTGACCGAGCTGAAGCTTTAGTTCTGCATCAGACATTGCAGGCTTTGCATTTGATGCGGAGCCCTTCCCACCTTTCCCAGCACTAAATGCCTTCCCTCCTTTGCTACCTTCTCCTATGAGAACATAATACATGAAAGACACAGAAAGACAATCTATTGTGTAACTAGAACTTTCAGTTTTATCGGCAACTCTTGAATGGATGAATGTATAGCAAAAGTACAAAACGATGCATCCATACCATTAGAAAAGGATGAAGCCTTTCCACCAGTTTTTAGGCTATCAGATGAAGCTTTCCCATTTGACTTGGAGTGTGTGGGGGGAGCCTCTTCTTCGAAAAAATCTAAATACAGGCAGTGATATATGAGGTTCTTTTATATTTTCAACTATATATCAATACAGTACTCACATTGACTTATTCGGTTTCATTCAACTATCCGGTAAATTTTAGTGCTTATTTATGTACTGTGATCAGATATTCTGCCCTATCTAATACTGCAATAGTTACAGTGTAAGCAGCTCAATGATTACCATTTGTTATGCACAGCCATAAATTGGGGGGGAAAAAAAACAGTGTCTTGCCTTCAACTACAAACGATATGAAGTGCCCTTTCACACTCAACGTAATGGTAAATAACATCAACTATGAGCAAATAGTCAACGAATCATCTGCAAATAAAACCAAAGGGGAACCACAAACATGGTATATAATTCTCTTCCGACATTTTTTTCTGTAGTATTTGATCAATCCTATGAAGGCTGCCAAGATAAGTATTTGGGGAGCGTAGAAGGTTGCGGGAATCTTCTAGTTAAATCATTCTTTAATCTTTACTGGAACAAAAAGTATCATTTAAAGTTTTCAAACAGAAAAGTTTACTACCTTCTTGCTAAAGATGCCCTAAGCCCTAGGGTAGCAGGGTACAACCGTACAAATGGAATTTTCTTGACAGTGATAAATAAAACACAATGATCATATCACACAGATAGCTTGTAACGTGCTAGCAGACACAAGTGATATTCTTTAATTCTTATAACAAAAGCAAATACCAAAGGATTTTCTCATGGAGCAGAGCTGTGATAAGTGTAGTAAAACTAGATTTAAGTAGAACAGCGGTGTGAACACATGTGACTTGGCATGCCCAGACCAAGTAGCCAGACATAAAACATATCATAAGAAGGATAATGTGAGTTGAAAATAAAAAGGATTTAGTCCAATAAATAAACTGTTGCCTGGAAAATGTTTAATGACGAGATTGGGCAATATTATTaccatcagaatcagaatcagaatcagaatcagaaaGGTGAATAACATCATTAGAATTGTTCTGCCTTCCGTTCGGTGCTCCTGCAAGAATAAAACAGGTAGgaaatctgtcaaactctaaacTTGCCTTCGAAAGCTCAACTTCTCAAAAAACACAGCATTCATTTTGATGAAGCTGTAAAATCATCAATCATCATATAGCAGGATCACACAACTGAACAAAAAAAACATACCATAAAAGCCTTAGATTAAAAAACTTCCCTGTCAGACATAAATACCTTTATTCTGTTCAGGTTTGGCACCTGCAACGGTGCGGGGGTTGTCGCTCCGGTTTGGCATGGCAAAGGATATTACTGGGCGGGGCATGGAATGTCGAATATCCTGCGCGTTCTGATGGTAGCGGCCGTGCGAGACGGCGCTGGGGTTGGCGCTCAGGTTCAGGTTTGTGTTTGGGTTAAGTGTGTGGATGGAGTTGCCTGAGCTGGCCATGGGAGATTGGCGATCCTGCAGGCGGCCCAAGGCGGCTCTGAGGTTAACATTCAGGTTCAGGTCTCGCCTGTAGGAGTTGAGGTATCGGAGATCCTGCGTGTAGTGAAGGTAGCTGCCGGGcaaggcggcgctagggtttgcatTTAGATCTGGAATGGAGAAGGAGCGGTACATGGGGAAGGAGATGGCTGGGCGGTGCATGGGGAAGGAGATCGTTGGGCGGTGCATGGGGAAGGACATGGGTGGGCGGGGCATAGGGGGATGAAGATCCTGCGTGTGGTGGAGGTAGGGGCCGCCGTGAAAGGGAGAGGTGGCCGAGGGGTGGGAGTAAGGgccgaacggcggcggcgggccgACGGCGGCAGGGAACGTGGGCGCAGCGGTAGGAGGCGAACCGAAGAGAATACCCATGTCGAAGGGAGGATCGGGGTTGTTAGTGTTCGGATTAGGGTTAAGGTTTCTGGCAGGAGGCGccatgggaggcggcggcggagtagATCTGGAGAAGAGGGGAAGAGGAGGAAAGTTGGAGGTGGGATGAACCGGAAATGGAGGTCAATAACTCAATATATAGGCGGTGGTTGTTTTGTTGCTGTCGTGCCCCGCAATTTCACTTTATTTGCGCCCCGCAATTTCACTTTATTTTGACTTAAGCCTCTCAGTTCCAAACAAGTTGCggtaggctagagttgaaaccGATAAGATCTCGAAACCAAGTCATGGTTCTGCCACATGGATAGCTAACTTCCACGCACCCATgcccatggctagttctttggtgatagtGCTGCTAAATATTGCTATTTTAAATTAATTCCAAAAACACCCAGTACAATATGCAGACTTCATACATGTACATCACTCCATTCCACGCATTTCAACAAGACAACAAGGTTGTGGTGTGTGTTACTAAGATGCTGCGAAATAGATAACCTATTACTTCAAATAAGCAAGGGATAAATCATCATGTTCTCCAAAGTAGTATATTCTTGAGAGAAAATTTACGGCATGTCGTAAGCCGTTCTAACACAGGTACGAAAAAACGCTAACTATCACAGAACCACGAGCATATCACACATGTGATATTTCAGAATAGGCATATACCTCAGTTTCTAGTTTAGTTCTACATTTGATACAAGGATTTTCCTTCACCAAAATAGTGAAGGTTGGATTAACTAAGGGGCTGCTTGGTTCCCagccacactttgccacatatcaagttaggcaagtttgaccaggttaggtgtgtgtttggttctagccacacctaaggcaagattCTTTTATTCACTATAAGTCCACAtgtcatacacacaaaaagtgtggcaaaatTCCCCTGGGCAATCCAAAGTGAGGCTAAGAATTTGAGCACCTAAGCTAAGGCAATTAGTTACCAACCAAACATGCCCTACATTAACAGCCGGCCTTCCTCTGCAGAGCAGAAAAAAAAAGGACAACACACCAAGATGCTCAAGCATGGAATTTAAATATACAGACCAAGCTTATGTGCTTAACTGCACCAAAATCAACAAAAATTCTTCCAAGGAACGCATGCAAGACATATCCACGGATATTCGCTCTCTTGTTGAAGGGAAGGACCATTCGTTAGACTAAAACCCTTAGGAATCGCTAAATTTAGCAATGCACTTGTGCATAAACACAAATAATCCATTTAGTGTTACCTTATTCACAGGCAAGCAGACCCAAAACCTATTAGGCTGCTAGTGATTCGACAATGCCCAGCAGCGTTTAATGCATCGTCATTTTGAGCAAGCTGTGTCACGGTCAACTCAATTATCTACTTTTCCAGCTTTCCTTGAGACACCAAATTATAAGAACCCACCCACATATGAGTGACACAACCAGTAGCAAAGTTGTTAAGATTTAATTTGGTAACAAATATTAGCCAGATGTATTTCTATAAGCACACATAACAGATAATCCAATCCAATTCTACGATCCAAAGGGCATTGTCAGGAAAAAAAATCTTAAGGACTGGAACCCTTCTCAAAAGTCATACAGTCGAAAGAGGCCCTGAACAAACAGCTCTGTTTTGTCGTGGATATATCACACCCATAACAAAATCCAACCAAAACCACATGATAAACAACCAAATCATAATCCCTCGCACCGATCAAGTTGGATCTAAACCATCTCCAATAGCCAAAATTCATATCCTATCGATGCCCACCCGCCAGGGCACCAGTACCGTGACAACAAAACCCTCGGCGTTCTGTAAACCCTAATCCTTGGCCATTGGCATCGGATCCTACTCGATAGACGCGAAGATCCCCGCATCCACCGGGTTTTATCCGGTGAATGTCGCGTTGGTCGAGGATTGAGACGACATCGACGCAAAAAAAAATACAGGGAAAGGGGGGATAAAACGAAGGGTAGGACCCTTTCCCTCCCCTGTTCGCCATTGCGGAGGAGAAGGCGGTGGTGATCAGGAGGCGCCTGCCGGAGTCGGTCGCGTCGCTCTCCGCACCGACGCCGCACGCGCCCCGCAGCTCACTGCTCGCTGTCGCTGGCGAGGAGACGGAGAGTGAGAGTACGGCCTGCCTCTGCCCGGATGTATTGACGAATTTATAAAGTTGGGCTGGGGAGTTATGTTTTTTAGCAAAGTTGGGCTggggagttttttttttttgataaaGTTGGCCTGGGGAGTGATAGAGAGAGGCTCTGCAGTCGGGCCTGGGCTCGGGTGGACTATGGGCTCATGAGTCAATGTTCTGCAGTCCGGACGAGGGCCAATTTCAACAAAATacaattgtctcaaaaaaaaaaatacaaccatgctcgGATACATGATGATGCAAGCGCCACCGACTGGTGCCCAACCGGAGGATCCGCAGCGCCTCGTCAAGAGACCCATTCCCTCTCATAAGCTCACAGCCTCACAGGTGCGGTAATTTTCAACAAATTGCTCCGTCAAAACCATACAAAAAACACCACGACAACAAGGGAAGAAAAGGTGCATAGGGGCCATGGACTTGCCGGAAGCTGGGGGCGCACCGAAGTTAGGGCAGGAGTGCGACTTGGGGCTGCGTGATCGGTCGTCGGCTTAGGGGATCTCTCTTATTGAAGCATTCTATGGACAGAAGAGAGAGCATGAGAGTATCTACAATCACAAGTACCAAATTCTATCTGTGTCTGGGCGTGTCTGCAGACAATGATTGATCAGCATGCAAAAAATCGATTTCGCAACTGTATATCTCATTTTCAAATTATCAAATCCATACAATTACATGGCATGTAAATTTAATCTAAATTTTCGTCGGTAATCGTTGACGATGACATGTACATAGGGTAGGGTCATATGTCTGTcctagacgccctacccaaggacGCTGCCCTAGAGTCAAGAACATTCAAAGGACAACATAAGATATCGACTGAAATCACCTTGgaatgcaatccactcgaccattTATCTCACTcagataccccaattccattcgaccaagataGAGTCACTCGACCGTACGGAaaatcactcggagtacagaagatctaaaacCATCTCTAGATGGCAACGGTCAGACGTTCACTCCCTAGTCTTAAAGGTCATTAATAGTCATTATagcgggcgttaccagtaatgtctCTGTCTTAACCTACATTAAACCTTGTGTAACTGAGGCATGTgaaggggtggcgcactctatataagccaccctcccctctggcacaagggttcgcaccccctgtaactttcaCACACAgtccagtcgaccaagcctccagacaccgagacgtagggctattattTCTTCtaagaagggtctgaactcgtaaatcttgcgtgcacaaccttgccgtagctagggccttgcctcctcctatgtaccccctattcttactacCAGACTtgctcccacgacagttggcgcccaccgtggggccggcgtcttagcgacttccggtgagaTTGCAGTTTTTTCCGAttttcatcaacatggtttccggcgaTGGTTTGGCTTTGGGCCGCAAGATCCGTCTCAGCGCGCTcattttcgtcgccgacgactccgcctggatCCAAGACCCCTCGACGTTGAGGCCCTTCCCGTCCGCGGGGCGGCGCACTTCCGAGCGAGTGCTTGCGGCGTCCTATtgcggcagccatcgacccagtatcaATCGGCTCCCGTGTCATCCACTTTCTGCGATGTACGCCACCGCAAGCGATCCAGTCGGTcgtggcttcagcggtgggtgaagcatgcggtgacTCGACAGACAACCACCcctcaagttgcggcaatcgagcccgacgaatctctctacggaccATTCGATTGGTTCCGCAGAGACTCTTTCCGAGTGCAGAAGCAGCGACCCTGCAGCGAAGTCCTCATGGTCGACACGCCGCGCAGCCCACCTGGGTTCCGTCGCGGTGGtggtggcgatggcgacggcggcccGTCGCATGGTCACGACGAATATCATCCTGAAGCCCTCACTTTGGAGCAGAGGGACGAGCTGCATCGTCGCAACATGGAAGCGCTCCACACCCCCATCGTTGGCgagacctccgaggctcgggccttggaggttgCACGTCTGGCCACCTTGGCTGAGCGTGCacgactggagaatctccaacattcactCGACGAGCGCGCCCGTCGGCAGATCCCCGAATCCAGTCGATGGCCTCTACAATTGTTTCCGCCTGAACCTCGGGTATACCGTACTCCAGTCCAGAATCTTTCAGCCGCAGCATGAATAGTAGAGTCAATTCAGTCGTCTCATTTAGAAGCTGGTAGAGGGCTGCTGCAGATCCGCGCGCTGCTCCGAGCGGCGGGTGAACAAAACtcagctgtttctcagtcgcgcaacaggatccaTAGTAGATCTGTGGTCGtggacacagttcagtcggcacacagcccaagatcgcccccgtgGCGTGACAATCATGGGCATCGCTAGGATCAGTACCTGCATCGAGGCCACGGACAATATGATCACTGGTACGCCCGCGATGACCACCGTAGAGTGCCTACACCCCCTCTGAGGGGCGGGTCGTACGCACCCCGGCGatatgatgacaggcgcccgtaTGGTGATGAGAGGATCCGCAGCGCCTCATCAAGAGACCCATTCCCTCCTCCACTCCCTCTTATAAGCACGCTAATTTTCAACAAATTGCTCCATCAAAACCACACAAAAAAACACCACGGCAACGAGGAAAAAATGATGTGTGCATAGGGGccaggaagagtagggcatgggagccAAAGTTAGGGCAGGAGTGCAACTTGGGGTTGCACGATCGGTCGCCGGCTTAGGGGATCTCTCTTATTGAAGCAAtctagggagagaagagagagcaTGAGAGTATCTACGATCACAGGTATAAAAAACATATCCACGTCTGGGCGTGTCCGCGGACAATGACTGATCAACACGCAAAAATTCAATTTCACAACTGTATACCTCATTTTCAAATTATCAAATCCATACAATTACATGCCACGTAAAATTAATCTACATTT
This window contains:
- the LOC123128243 gene encoding uncharacterized protein is translated as MAPPARNLNPNPNTNNPDPPFDMGILFGSPPTAAPTFPAAVGPPPPFGPYSHPSATSPFHGGPYLHHTQDLHPPMPRPPMSFPMHRPTISFPMHRPAISFPMYRSFSIPDLNANPSAALPGSYLHYTQDLRYLNSYRRDLNLNVNLRAALGRLQDRQSPMASSGNSIHTLNPNTNLNLSANPSAVSHGRYHQNAQDIRHSMPRPVISFAMPNRSDNPRTVAGAKPEQNKGAPNGRQNNSNDVIHLSDSDSDSDSDDFFEEEAPPTHSKSNGKASSDSLKTGGKASSFSNGEGSKGGKAFSAGKGGKGSASNAKPAMSDAELKLQLDMPPNSILLSNCEAAEMLQKIQGHMAILSEDPTIKIPESFDKAFQYAKEGNHFTSAKSVKEILEPLKDYGVNDGEICMIANIGPETIKEVYALIPSLKATRSINEGKIVEALAALANIKVSK